AATTATGGTCCAACAAACCCAAACTTGTATTATAGGTACACGTACTTATAAAGCAGGTAAGCTAATGCTAATCCTAATTGTAGTACTGACTGTAGGAGTACTAAACATTTGGGTTAGCATAGGGTTAAATGCTTACCCTACGTTGGATTTGTTGACACAAATACAAACACTAATTATAATGCTATTatagggtgtttttttttttttggttgtctaTGTCATtttaatctattatttctatgtCAATATATGATATCTTTGATTTACAAAATAGTATACCCATCAAACCCCAATAATGACGATAAGCAGAAAATATTACTTCAAATATATATCTAGGTTCTTTGCCATTtatgaaactatatatattatctcTAGAATTTTATTCCTTGGAGGATTAGGAGTATCAATCTAGAGATAATATTTATGGCTGAATCTTTGCCAAACCCCTCTTTTTGCTGGGTTTATATATAGCGAAGCCAACAAAGCGGCCTACAATTTGGCCATGTATTCTCTACATAACAGATTTGTAGGTTCCTTTGATTTTGTTAGCTACCCCTCTTGTTTGAGTGATGTTCTTAGGGTGGGGTCCTTCTTGTAGTCTCTTCTTTTGTGTGCCTTTGGTTCCTGTAGtatattttactattcagcttatttttactactatttataagtcttactatattatttcagctaGATTTTACTAAAGTAACTATCAATGATGATAGTAGCAGAAATCTACTCAAATTTCTAAGCATCACCTCCAAGCCAATGCATTCCAACCACAATCATCACATATTTAAAATCAGGATCCTCTCTTTAATGCCCGTATTTATTTTGTCCATATCACAGTTTAAATcctattttttgaatttaacaaCAGTGACgactttaggaatttttttagtggcttattaaaaaacttaaattaagcaaagtttaataaaaataagagttaaatattttgagttatcgacacacaaaaaatatgcgtaaatacatgaaattttataattttcttgtacgagttttcatattttgtaatCATTACAAGATAATTCATTATCAGTTGTCATTATTTATTGTCAATATGGGTTGgtataatcattttattttgtaaagtttgtataacattttttatttttatttagttgtcattatttatttgtcattaattttataaaatattttaaactaaatggcAAAGCTCAATCCACTGACATTGTATTAAATTGACCCACACAATCACattcatctatatataaataatacattaaATGTTTACTTAATCAATCAAATACTTGAATACTCActaactttactattttttttcttgaatcactaactttataacaaaaagtttataacatgataataatacacacacatgtaataAATCATctatatttcctaattattaaattatataaagttctGTCATATTTGATACTATACACACACAAATCACAATTTAGAagaataacattataacaaaataataataaaaataacgtGCACAATCAATATCAAACACACatttacacacatataatataaatttataataaaaagagagataCTAGCAACTCACaaacattcattttttattcttagagTCTCAGAGAGATGCCAAGATAGTCAAATAGAGAAGAAAGATGGGATGAGACTCATGAGAATCAAGTTAGAGATCAGATCAAAGAGAGAGCTTGCTCTGTGATGTGTTGTTATTTAGTTTTAGTCAGGACTGATATGTGATTAGAgtatgcaaaaatatttttaaagataaagtaaactaatatatatatatatataatcaagtCTGAGGGTTCGATCAATTGAACCCTCTTTACATAAAGTAGAGCCGCCCCGGTCTAACAACATACAAACGGTACACCTTTAGCATACCTGTCGTATATCGTACAGACATATAGAAGATACAAAGATTTAATCAGTGAAAAACCCTTGTTCTTTTTTCTATCTCTATAATTTTAATAGGATTCATTGTGTATTTGTGTTATAGGCTACATTTTAAAGATGCTATTCTTGGAGGAGGTAATCTATTTGGAAAGGTCCACGGGATGTCCATCTTCCAATACATGAAAACTGATCAAACATTGAACAATTCTTTTAACAAGGCAATGGCTGATACTTCCAGaatacacatgaaaaaaattcttgagaTGTACCAAGGTTTTGAGGGGGTATCATTGTTGGTTGATGTTGGTGGTGGCACTGGAGCATGCCTTAACATGATCATTTCCAAGTACTCTTCCATTAAAGGCATCAACTTTGATTTGCCTCAAGTTATACAACACGCGCCATCTTATTCTGGTACAAAAATATCTTAATAATTGATTCCTTTAAATATTGtaagcttatttatttatttttggataagcTGTAGGCCTGTGTAATGTGCAGGCAAGATGATGAATGATATATTCATACAACTAGCTACTTTAAGCAACCCCCCAAagtttatttattctttattttataattattttaatggaaGCAAGCCCCAAAGTTATCATAAATgaccatattaatgagaaaattatAATTGCTCCTGTACTATAATGTTAGACTTCCTTAAGCTAATGGTGATGTATATTTGTACCGGCTGGAAGAAGGAAAATTGAAAGATCTAGACTATAAGTTGGAATGTCAGAAAAATATGTCGTACCttgaatttgattatattttagAGGTAAACAGTTTCAGAATCCAAAGCATatatccaataattttttaCAGCCCTTGGTAATGGTATCGGCCTGCCCCTAGCTTTAGAACAGGCTTTTTCACCTTCTTAATTATATGAACGGATTTATTTCTGTTAAATCTATGCAGGTATTGAGCATGTTGGAGGGGACATGTATGTAAGTGTTCCGAAAGGTGACGCCATTATGATAAAGGTCTGTTAATTAACTACTTATTTGACACTTGAATTAAAACCTGTGATTggatattccaaaatttttcatGTATAATATTGCAGACTACATGCCATAACTGGAATGACGATCAATGCATAAAACTCTTGAAGAACTGCAATAAAGCACTGGCACAAAATGGGAAGGTGATTATCATGGACTTAATAATGCCAGAGGTACCTGACGCAAGTAATGGGGCTAAGTTTGTTTCTATGCTTGATAGTGCCATGGTTATTCCACCAGGAGGGAAGGAAAGAACTGAGAAAGAGTTTGAGGCCTTAAGCAAGGCTTCTGGATCTTCGGATTTTCAAGTTATATGCCGTGCTTGTACTGTCTGGGGAGTCATGGAACTTTACAAATAAGTCTCCAACTATCTGGTTTGAGCTCGTCTTGTTCTAGTTTCCTTGCCAGTCAAACTGGACAAGTCATGGCACTTTATATTGAGGCTGTAAACTATTGGCTTGTATgcaactttttttaataatgcttTCATTAATATTGCATgagttttatgaataaaataaaatttgaatgaataaaatttgaagttaaGAAGATGTAGATTTGTTTGGGTTGTTTGTGTGGTGCGGAGTTGATGATAATGTGGTATTTCCTATGAGGGGACATGTTTGTGTGGCACTCTTTTATTGAACCACCTCAGAATATTGCGGGTGATATTCTCCTCAATAAAAGGTCAGTGTTATAAGAATGACTAAACATTAAGGCATTCACACATTTTAGGAAaacatggaccaaattgacatgaGAAATATTTCTGGGACCAAATTTAAAGTTTGTGAATCTTTAGAGGAATAAAGGTATAGTTTAGCTTAACATGAATAAAAGGTCACTGCTAGCTTAGTTTAACTGACATCTCTTGATGTTACTGGAAAcgtttagaattcaaatttattgtattcttGATTTAAGGTGGGCTTATTTTATGAATAGTATTATGATGAAAATTTGCTGTGATTTTGAAATGTATGTCAATAAGGAAAGAGACTTTCATGGTGGACAAGGTACATTCCATTCTGTCTCTGCTTCTccatttatttgttttcaaaatatttctttttctcctaATTATATCCGTAAAATGCCATGTTTACTCCcatatttatttctatttaatttgtttagctGTGCTTCAACTGAGTTTTATCTGTGCAATTAGAGTTTCATCTTTTTCCTACTATAGTACTATCTTATTCCCTTTATATAGTAATTAAGTAACAATGGGCtttctgtcaaaaaaaaataaaaaataacaatgggcttcataaaataatttcccTTTATAATTTATGTCAATGCTTGCTGATTGAGACATCTTCAAACCCTCatggaattttaattttgcttcTCTTATGATTTACACAACAAAGtaaatgtgaaaaattataattaccATGCTAAAATTGTGGGTTGTTACAATGAATTTGTCAAGGAAGCATGAAATTTGTTCTTGGCAAATGATGAAAACGATGATGATTGATTTCTTGTTTCCCTCTAATTATCATTAAATATTAACTTATATTTCTGATCATTATGGGTGAACAAATTCTTGCATAGGATCCAGTGGCGGAGCCATGTTGAGAtagaaacccccccccccccccctctcccaaaatatttcaaaaaaaattaattagtatataataatatgataattatccccaaaaactaaaatttttctaagaaaaTACTAGAACTGGCCCCCCAATTTTCAGGtatgatttttatattaaaaaaaaaatgctaagagcacaatatttttacaaaaatttcacaacaaatcctaagagtcaaataaataaaaaatataatgttaatAATAGACCAAATgagaatcaataataatttaccactaaactttgttgtgaaaatattatatctactcaaaaattaaaaccttctcaaaaaataaaaaaataagattctAATTTTTGCTCTATATTCTTTGAATATCCTTTGGGCTTTGCACTTTTGGATTTGACTGCGGGAAAATCTCTTCttcattttagaaaaatcaCCGGCCACACAGTCGAACACCTCCAGCAGGATCTACATCTGAACAGATAGCAGATAGGTAAACCCTAGCGTCACCCACCATAGGTGAGTCTTtgactctcttttttctctgattccctcccctctctctctctcttgtctctCTGTTTGTGTGATTTCTTGatctggttttttattttttatttttatcttctttagtACTTTGTCCCACGGTCTCAGGTCCTAGCTAGCCAGAAGTTTAAACTTAAAGACTTGAAGTCCAGAGAagatttttttgacaaatgtGAGATTACAATTTCGTCCATGTCCTGCATGTGTATGGGTTGTTTTCAAATGCAAAAGCATTACTATTTGCAACAGTACAATGCTATTTAGAATCTCAATACTTTTATAGATTTATGTGTGACTTTTCTACcgcttgtcattttttttttttttttttttttataacattctTTTGAGAAGGAGCACAGATAGACAATACACACAAGGAATGGAGACAAAAGTATAATATAACACAACTTATCCATTACAAAAGTCGGTAACTCTTGTAGTGTGTATGAAGGCTTTATACCTATTTTTGAACTCACTCTTAGGCGATGTGGGCTTTATACTTATTTTTGAACTCACTCTTAGGCGATGTGAGACTACCtacgttttttcttttgagaaggAACACAAACAGacaacacacacatataggAAATGGGGACAAAGGCATAATATCACACAACTTACCCACTACAAAAGCCAGTAACTCTTGTAGTTAGGGCTGTCCAAGGACCCACCGGAACCGACCCACCCGCTGCCGTCGACCGAACCCGATCCGTCGCCGACCGAACCGACTGCTCCACCGGTCGGCGACGGATTTCATTCTCCAAAACCCGAGATCAACAGATCAGAGATCGGATCTCCTCCTCTCAAATCCGAGAAACCCGATCCGACCAACCCATCATATTCCCGGcgagttttgagttttctttggGAATATTTAAGCTAGATCCGGCGAGGTTTCGCTAGATCTAGCCAAGATCTTGCCGAAAATGGCCAAGATCTCGCTGGATTTGGTGAGATATGGCCGGATTTCTACCGTTATTCAAAATTTCCTCGCCGGATTCTGccgtttttcatattttcttggCCGGATTCTCGCCGTTTTCCAAATAATCAACCCCGACCGAGACCCGACCACTTTCCGGCAAGAACCGTCCGATCCGATCCGATTTTCTGACTGGTCGGTGGCGGGTCTGAGAAATTGGAACCCGACTTGGTCGGGTCGGTcgcgggttgggcacaaacccgacccggaccgacccgtggacacccctactTGTAGTGTGTATGAAGGCTTTATACCTATTTTTGAACTCACTCTTAGGTGATGTGGGACTATCCAcgtttttcctttcctttgtcCCCATTCCCTGTGAGTGtgtgttgtttgtttgtgttccttctcaaaagaaaaaatgtggGTAGTCCCACATCGCCTAAGAGTGAGTTCAAAAATAGGTATAAAGCCTTCATACACACTACAAGAGTTACCGGCTTTTGTAGTGGGTAAGTTGTGTGATATTATGCCTTTGTCCCCGTTCCCTGTGTGTGTGTTGTCTGTTTTTGATAACATTCTACAACTTgtaatttgttattaaattaatatataaatataataaacgATTATATGggtgagtgttttttttttttttgggtgaatagGTAATGGTTATTATTATATGGTTTtgtacttattcaataattgtttgttatttttgacaaattgaataattataacaaaaaattggaagatttgaacttttagaTGCATCTATTAGAAACACCCTGAGATGCAAGTTAAGTTATAAGACTCTTgacaattgtttttttcttgtaaGTCTTTTAGCAATCTCTAATCATCTCATTTAACTATTGCACAGAGTATAGAGATATACATATAGTATGGttaggaaaaaattattaatcttattttatgttccacccccccacccccctaaATGCAAATTCCTAGCTCTGCCACTAATTAGGATTTGTTTGgaaatagtttttctttgcaaattaagaagttttttgaaattgtaataaatgaaaaaattaattcttCCTCAATACAACTTcaatcttttttatcttttttttttcttgtgaatTCTATATCTCAATTCTCAACCTTGTGGATTCAAAGTGTTTAAGAGTCTAGTTGTGTACTAACTTCTTGTGAACTCAAAGTGTTCTAGGATCTAGTCATGCCCTAAGTCCTAACTCTTCTTCCTGTCACGACTCATCATTATTATAGCCTAAGGGTCCTCCAAAACAGAGAGAAGGAGAATAATCGTAGAATCAAGCATAAAATGAATAGATGAAAAAGAAATCTCTTCTTGAAAGAGAGCACAAGGAGAGAGACGAggagttttgattttttttcatagagtatacaaattttgatattattgcagttgtgaaatcaaaattacttatttttctattgttcataaacaaaaattcaccTAGGCTGCATCTCCCCAAAATGATTTCAAACTTGccagtttttcttttcctggtATGTGCTTTAACATTTAGAATGATTCatgttttacaattttaatcATGATGCAATGATCTTGTTATTCGATCATAATGACAAACAAGCAATTAATAAGGGCTCtccttaaaaagaaagaaaataataattgaaaaaaggGGTTTTATGCAATTCAAACAACAATGCCAATGTCTACGGTGCGAGGGAGATGGGCGATACAATCAAGGGAGTCAATTTCATACTAGAGGCTATTTTGATTTGGCTAGGATAACGAAATATTTTGGTACTAGTTAATACTAGTGTACTGTTTCGGATTTACCgttatttatacatttttgtattatttttgtaagtatgaatttattaattttatgtttatcaacataaaatttaaaatccataTATTTTATAAACCTACATATTAGCTTAAGTACATTTACGTATATAttagattaaataaaatatttttttaataatttttttcaattttttattttattttattgtactGGTTGAAAGCCTGAAACAACAAATACCAGACGGTATGGGCTGGTAAAAGCTGGTACAACCGAAATAGATCTGTACAACTCAGTATTTTTTCCGGTATGTTTTGGAGGAGTATAGGTACCGGTTTAATGGCCTGTACGATATTGACTTCTTTGGATACAACACATAGGGgaggtttatgtttttttttttttttttttcttggtaaacAATACGAGTTTGATGTTTACATTGCTTACATCAATCTGAGGGAGTACATAATGTGAGAaatttaagtatgaaaaatgTACTAAAATTGAAGACCAAGTATACTATGAAAAATAGAACAAGCACACATGTCcacaaaatattattaaaaaaatatacaaaatatttttttaaagcaatcgtatatcaaaattgaatttattgtttattttaaatcaagaaaataatgtATGAATGCTGTTTCACTAAATTTTTGGTTCCGTCCTTGcttttatacacacacacaacaataGTATCAACTTATGGTATCCATTTCATGATGATTATTCTTTATTATAGAGTTAAGACACTAATTGGTTTATGGTATAGGCAGATTTGAACCATAAATTCCTtatttgaccccaaaaaaaaaaaattaaaaaaaaaaccttcactAATTAGACTATCTGGAatccatatataaattttgggtGCCATAAATATCTTGATAACCAAGCATTGTAGTGTAGTCCATTAGAAGATGAAATACTTTTCTCGAATGGTGATCATAGACTTTTTCATGCACAAATTCCTTGATTTTACACACAAAAATGCTAGGAATATCACAACTAAAGTTACACCTTCTATCATAAATAATCCACTTGACGAGTTGTAAGTGGTGGAGGAAAAGTGGTGCCACATCTCCTCCACTCACAACTTATTACATGGTCGTGGCAACGTTGTGACCCTAACATTACTATTTTACGCATGTAGATTTCTTAAAGATACACTGGTACACTTACTTGTCTTTGGAAAGGAATTGAGACCAAAaaggatattaaaaaaaaaaaaaaaaaagaagatcttttttgtttttttatttttttttttttttttttttttttttttttttttttttttcttttttaggaacTATTCAACACTATAAAAATCTTGATAGCCAAGTATGTGATTGTAGTGTAGTCCACTAGAAGACGAAAGACTTTTCTCAAATGGTGATCATAGACTTTTTCATGCACAAATTCCTTGATTTTACACACAAAAATGCTAGGAATATCACAACCAAAGTTACAACTTTTGTCTCAAATAATCCACTTGGCGAGTTGTGAGTGGTGGAGGAAAAGTAGTGATCCAGATCTCCACCACTCACAACTTATTACATGGTTGTGGCAAAGATGTGGCTCTAACGTTACTATTTTATGCAGGCAGATTTCTTAAAGATACACTGGTACACTTACTTGTCTTTGGAAAGGAATTGAGACCgaaaaggatttaaaaaaaaaaaaaaagtgaatccTTTCAATAccctctattttatttatttatttatttttaggaacTATTCAACGCTTTACTAATTAGACTAACAAGAAtccatacacacacacacacattttggGTGCCATAAAAATCTTGATAGCCAAGTATGTGATTGTAGTGTAGTCCACTAGAAGACCAAAGACTTTTCTCGAATGGTGTTCTTAGACTTTTTCATGCACAAATTCCTTGATTTTACACACAAAAATGCTAGGAATATCACAACCAAAGTTACAACTTTTGTCTCAAATAATCCACTTGGTGAGTTGTGAGTGATGGAGGAAAAGTGGTGGTTCAGATCTCCACCACTCACAACTTATTACATGGTTGTGGCAAGGATGTGGCCCTAATGTTACTATTTTACGCAGGCAGATTTCTTAAAGATATACTAGTATACTTACTTGTCTTCAAAAATGGAATTGGGAAcgaaaaggataaaaaaaaaaaggtgaatcCTTTTAGTAGcctcattattttttcttttttttgaggaaccaTTCAACACTTTACTAA
The Quercus lobata isolate SW786 chromosome 10, ValleyOak3.0 Primary Assembly, whole genome shotgun sequence DNA segment above includes these coding regions:
- the LOC115965980 gene encoding caffeic acid 3-O-methyltransferase-like gives rise to the protein MGFTQNQGSPSVSKEDDDACLYAMLLSSSHVFPMVLRTAIELNLFEIIARASPDAYMSPSEIASQLPTQNPDAPYMLDRMLRLLASYSLLTCSIRSCENGSVERLYRVSQAGKLYVQNEDGGFVGSISLFAFQRAILEVWLHFKDAILGGGNLFGKVHGMSIFQYMKTDQTLNNSFNKAMADTSRIHMKKILEMYQGFEGVSLLVDVGGGTGACLNMIISKYSSIKGINFDLPQVIQHAPSYSGIEHVGGDMYVSVPKGDAIMIKTTCHNWNDDQCIKLLKNCNKALAQNGKVIIMDLIMPEVPDASNGAKFVSMLDSAMVIPPGGKERTEKEFEALSKASGSSDFQVICRACTVWGVMELYK